In the genome of Microcoleus vaginatus PCC 9802, the window ATTCGGGTCACTGGACTGAAAATGGCCGTAGTTAGCGGGGCAATGCGATCGGAGATAGAATTGGTGTTACATCGGGTCGGTTTGGCAGCAAACTTTGAGTTCATTGTCGCAGGCGACGACTTGACGGCGAGCAAACCAGCACCCGACGGCTATCTATTGGCTGTGGAACTTTTCAACCAGAAATATCCCGACTTTAACCTGCAACCGATCGAGTGTTTGGCGGTGGAAGATACTTTTGCGGGGATTGAAGCGGCGAAAAAAGCGGGGATTCAGGTAGCGGGTGTGACTCACACTTACCCGTTTCACATGATCCAGCGCCAAGCTAATTGGACGGTGGACTATTTTGCTGATGTAGAGTTGGACAGAGTGGCGCAAGTTTGCTCGATCGCCCCCACTGAGCCGGCCGCGGAAAACACTTGACGTTTTTAGCAATTACGTGCTAGTGTAGGTGACGGTCTGGGAACCTGAGAGCAAGCAAGACCTGTAAGCCTTTTAGATTCGGCAATCCCGCATCTAAAATGCTAAATTAAAACTCAATCAGGGGAATTAGCTCAGTTGGTAGAGCGCTGCGATCGCACCGCAGAGGCCAGCGGTTCGAGTCCGCTATTCTCCATAGGTCAAATAACAAATTATGTGTCGTCGTTAACACATTAATCTCCTCATAATAGACAATATCTAGCTTCTAGTTTGAGAGGAGGCAGGAAGTGTGATGGCAAACTCTGCTCCCCCTCTCAAAGATGAAATTACCTCTATTTTCCCCCGATGTTTTTCCACAATCTGGTAGCAAATTGCCAGGCCAATACCCGTCCCTTTTCCTGGTTCTTTAGTTGTGAAAAATGGGTCAAATAGCTTGCTTTGGATTGCGAGTGAAATGCCAGGGCCGTTATCGCTAATTCGCACCAGAATTTGGCTACTGTCCAACTTTTGCGTCTGAATGAAAATCTGAGGAATTTTACTTTTTTTAGAGTTATCCCCTGAGTCTTCGAGTGCATCTATCGCATTTACTAGAATATTCATAAATACTTGATTTAGCTGCGCTGGATAACACTCTATTTCTGGCAATTCTCCATATTTTTTTACAACTTCAATTCCCTGCTTGAGGCGACTGTTCAAAATCAATAGTGTATTGTCAATGCCTTCATGGATATCAACTAATTTCATTTGAGCTTCATCTAAGCGAGAGAAGTTTCGCAAAGACAAAACTATTTGCCGGATGCGTTCTGAACCTATTTTCATAGATTCAAGCAGTTTGAGTAAATCCTCTGTGATAAAGTCTAGTTCTATCTCTGCGATTTCTTCTGCGATCGCCTCTGTGGGTTGCGGGTATTCCTCCTGATAGAGACGAATTAACTTTAACAAATCTATAATATACTGGGTGGCGTATTCTAGGTTGCCGTGAATAAAGTTAACAGGGTTGTTTATTTCATGGGCTACCCCTGCCACCATCTGCCCTAAACTCGACATTTTTTCGGTTTGAATTAACTGGGTTTGGGTGTGTTTGAGTTCGTGAAGGGCTGCTGTAAGTTCTTCTGTTCTTTGTTCTACTCGCTCTTCCAAAGTTTGGCGAGCCTGTTCTAATTCATGGGTGTATTCTGCTACCCATTCAACTAATTGATTGATGGATTTGGCTAAGGTTCCCACTTCATCTTCTGTGGTGACAGGTACTTGCAAATCAAAATTTGCTTGTTGAGTAATAGTTTTAGCTACGGTGGTTACCGCTTGGAGAGGAAGGGCGATCGCCCGGCTGGTACAGATGGCTAGAAAAATAGCGATCGCGACTGACACTAACATACTCACTACGATGATTTGCACTCGCAAGTCCTCAGCTTTATTAAAATTAATGTACGCTTCTCTCTGCTGTGCCTTAGCTACTTGTGTCATCAAGCTCAAACTCTCTGACAGCCGATCAAACTTCACATCGAGCTTAACTGCTTTATCCCCTCTAATTAAATCCAATACTTGCTGCTGTGCATCTTTAACTTCCTCTGGTTTTAATGAGGAGGTATCTATTTGTTGCCAAAAAGATTTGAGCAATTGAGAATACGAATCTGTCGCAGTTGTGTAACCGTTTAACAGTTCCTTTAATTCAGAAGAATTTACTGCTAATTCTGTGGAATGTTCTTTCGTAAAAAAAGCTAGTTCTGCAATATTTTTTTGGACTACATCCACATCTTTCAAGAACTTAGCAGTTTCATATTCAAACCAGATTGAATCTCCCAAAACAGAGATTAAGCGTTTGGGATGTGACTGCACTGCTTGCACGGAATATTCTAAATCTCTGAGCAAATGTTGTTGCTCATCAGCGAAGGTTAGAGCTTGGAAAGCTTGCTTTTGGTAATAGTCTCCACAGATCATTCCCCCTGTGGTTCCTAGTACGGCTATTCCAATTGCTAGCGAGTAGCCATAAGTAATTTTTTTGGCAATGCTTAAGCCAGAAATGAAGCGGTTAATGGCAGTCAAGGGAGTTTTTTTGA includes:
- a CDS encoding HAD family phosphatase — encoded protein: MTLKAVLFDFNGVIVNDEPIHEKIIDQLMLDENLQLKRGEFREVCLGRSDRACITALLERRGRFLTETYLDRLLRRKAQAYKAQIDTLEKLPIYPGLPEFIDKIRVTGLKMAVVSGAMRSEIELVLHRVGLAANFEFIVAGDDLTASKPAPDGYLLAVELFNQKYPDFNLQPIECLAVEDTFAGIEAAKKAGIQVAGVTHTYPFHMIQRQANWTVDYFADVELDRVAQVCSIAPTEPAAENT
- a CDS encoding HAMP domain-containing protein, which translates into the protein MQKFEQGENGAVKFHHLTLNRRKNKAAVTEGTRDINNSIKKTPLTAINRFISGLSIAKKITYGYSLAIGIAVLGTTGGMICGDYYQKQAFQALTFADEQQHLLRDLEYSVQAVQSHPKRLISVLGDSIWFEYETAKFLKDVDVVQKNIAELAFFTKEHSTELAVNSSELKELLNGYTTATDSYSQLLKSFWQQIDTSSLKPEEVKDAQQQVLDLIRGDKAVKLDVKFDRLSESLSLMTQVAKAQQREAYINFNKAEDLRVQIIVVSMLVSVAIAIFLAICTSRAIALPLQAVTTVAKTITQQANFDLQVPVTTEDEVGTLAKSINQLVEWVAEYTHELEQARQTLEERVEQRTEELTAALHELKHTQTQLIQTEKMSSLGQMVAGVAHEINNPVNFIHGNLEYATQYIIDLLKLIRLYQEEYPQPTEAIAEEIAEIELDFITEDLLKLLESMKIGSERIRQIVLSLRNFSRLDEAQMKLVDIHEGIDNTLLILNSRLKQGIEVVKKYGELPEIECYPAQLNQVFMNILVNAIDALEDSGDNSKKSKIPQIFIQTQKLDSSQILVRISDNGPGISLAIQSKLFDPFFTTKEPGKGTGIGLAICYQIVEKHRGKIEVISSLRGGAEFAITLPASSQTRS